The Thermodesulfobacteriota bacterium genome includes a region encoding these proteins:
- a CDS encoding tetratricopeptide repeat protein yields MGLFKIFFNQDPEKTEQRGDAFLKALDWGRAKLEFEKALDALEKTSPDDASETRLRDKLVQAKRALAHEHRQAGEELMEAEYYDEARKYLQLALDLTRDPALIFAVEKLMQEIARLTAGDIQMEVPQSDRTPLADDETYTGDQDDETFMALCSALPEEMQEAYLSYGESFKTGYLALNRGDFDLAADDLSHALEENPAPDSIIPLELATAYLNLEKLDEARRLLETFLQHHPDALPGYQVLCEVYWEMGAFDQAETLLADCPDDLKISLAYVLLRGETLSQAGRHQEAASFYQDFMGTYGWHEPLAIALAGTLETLGDLESARDLYIEIMDQCRGCHTRIDPLIKRRFADISFDLGHHSSAIMEMYLSLVQDDPENAPLYFQKISRIYASMGNEEEARRFRVFAQQAENRKG; encoded by the coding sequence ATGGGGCTTTTTAAAATATTTTTCAATCAAGATCCTGAAAAGACTGAGCAGAGGGGTGATGCCTTTTTAAAGGCCTTAGATTGGGGCAGGGCGAAGCTTGAATTCGAAAAGGCCCTGGACGCATTGGAAAAAACATCGCCTGATGATGCTTCAGAAACAAGGCTTCGAGATAAACTGGTTCAGGCCAAAAGGGCCCTGGCACACGAACACAGGCAGGCCGGTGAAGAATTGATGGAGGCCGAATATTACGATGAGGCGAGGAAATATCTTCAATTGGCCCTCGACTTGACCCGGGACCCTGCATTGATATTCGCTGTTGAAAAGCTTATGCAGGAGATTGCACGCCTCACAGCCGGAGATATTCAAATGGAAGTGCCCCAATCTGACCGGACTCCCCTCGCCGATGACGAGACATACACCGGTGATCAGGACGATGAGACTTTTATGGCACTCTGCAGTGCACTGCCCGAAGAGATGCAGGAGGCCTACCTTTCCTATGGAGAGTCCTTTAAAACCGGTTATCTCGCGCTGAACCGGGGAGACTTTGATCTCGCAGCCGATGACCTGTCTCATGCCTTGGAGGAGAACCCTGCCCCGGATTCAATTATCCCCCTTGAGCTGGCCACGGCCTACCTGAACCTGGAGAAATTGGATGAAGCCCGCCGTCTGCTGGAGACCTTTCTCCAACATCATCCGGATGCCCTGCCGGGTTATCAGGTGCTTTGCGAGGTTTACTGGGAAATGGGGGCCTTTGATCAGGCTGAAACCCTTCTTGCCGATTGCCCGGATGACCTTAAAATCTCTTTGGCCTATGTCCTGCTCCGTGGCGAAACCCTGTCTCAGGCCGGGCGCCATCAGGAAGCCGCCTCCTTCTATCAGGATTTCATGGGGACATACGGATGGCACGAACCACTAGCGATTGCGCTTGCCGGCACATTGGAGACATTGGGAGACCTTGAAAGCGCCAGGGATCTGTATATCGAAATCATGGATCAGTGCCGCGGCTGTCATACCCGCATCGATCCTCTGATCAAACGAAGATTCGCAGATATCAGCTTTGATTTAGGCCATCATTCTTCAGCGATTATGGAAATGTATCTTTCCCTGGTTCAGGATGATCCGGAAAATGCTCCGTTATATTTTCAAAAGATCAGCCGAATATATGCTTCGATGGGAAATGAGGAGGAAGCACGCCGTTTCCGGGTATTTGCCCAACAGGCAGAAAATAGAAAAGGATAA
- a CDS encoding VOC family protein, whose protein sequence is MKINKVDHISIAVKNIADARKAWEPVLGKSGPDDEYIDESEKIRVARYWLGEVGFELMESTTPDGYVARFIEKRGEGVMVISLNVDNTREAMGELKQKDYPFIGGARQFRDCEFAFVHPNKMNGVLLELIDDKSGEFKDS, encoded by the coding sequence ATGAAAATAAATAAAGTCGACCATATCAGTATTGCGGTTAAAAATATAGCTGACGCTCGAAAAGCCTGGGAGCCGGTTTTGGGCAAATCCGGGCCGGATGACGAATACATCGATGAATCCGAAAAAATCAGGGTGGCCAGATACTGGCTTGGGGAGGTGGGTTTCGAGCTGATGGAATCTACAACACCCGATGGGTATGTTGCCAGGTTTATCGAAAAAAGGGGCGAAGGCGTCATGGTGATCAGCTTGAACGTGGACAACACCCGTGAGGCCATGGGGGAGCTGAAGCAGAAAGATTATCCCTTTATTGGAGGCGCCCGACAGTTTCGGGATTGTGAATTTGCCTTTGTTCACCCCAATAAGATGAACGGCGTCCTGCTGGAACTCATTGACGATAAGAGTGGGGAGTTCAAGGATAGTTAG
- a CDS encoding P-II family nitrogen regulator produces MKKIEAIIKPFKLDDVKDALSRIGVKGMTLSEVKGFGRQRGHKETYRGAEYQVDFVPKVKIELVIEASMTDQVVSTISEKANTGKIGDGKIFILPVEEAVRLRTGETGKDAI; encoded by the coding sequence ATGAAAAAAATTGAGGCAATTATTAAACCGTTTAAACTCGATGATGTGAAGGACGCCTTGAGTCGTATAGGTGTAAAAGGAATGACTTTAAGTGAGGTCAAAGGATTCGGCCGTCAACGTGGTCACAAGGAAACATACCGCGGAGCGGAATACCAGGTGGATTTTGTACCTAAAGTAAAAATCGAACTTGTTATAGAGGCTTCCATGACCGATCAGGTGGTGTCCACCATTTCCGAAAAAGCCAATACAGGAAAAATAGGCGACGGCAAGATTTTCATATTACCGGTGGAGGAGGCTGTCCGACTCAGAACCGGAGAAACCGGCAAAGATGCCATTTAA